In the genome of Planctomycetota bacterium, the window ATGGAGCCGCAGTAGGACTCGTAGAGGTCGGCGCCCATGCCGGCCACGTCGCCGACGTTGTCGCCGACGTTGTCGGCGATGGTGGCGGGGTTGCGGGGGTCGTCCTCGGGAATGCCGGCCTCGACCTTGCCGACGAGGTCGGCGCCGACGTCGGCGGCCTTGGTGAAGATGCCGCCTCCGACGCGCGCGAAGAGGGCCTGGGTGGAGGCACCGACGCCGAAGCAGAGCATGGTCACCGTGATCTGTTCGAGGCTGAGCGGGCGGAAGAGCTCGATGGCGGCGACGTTCGCGTGGAGCCAGGGGACGAGCTTGTAGAGGGCGAGGAACCAGAGGCAGATGTCGAGCAGGCCGAAGCCGACGACGACGAGGCCCATGACGGCGCCGCTGCGGAAGGCGACCTGGAGGCCGCCGTTGAGGCTGTCCCTGGCGGCGTTGGCGGTGCGGGCGCTGGCGCTGGTGGCGGTCTTCATGCCCAGGTAGCCGCAGAGGCCCGAGAAGAAGCCGCCGGTAAGGAAGGCGAACGGCACCCAGAGGGCTTGGACCTTGAGGCCGAAGGCGAGGACGGACAGGATGACGAAGAGCACGGCGAAGACGATGGCGACGACGCGGTACTGGCGGCGGAGGTAGGCGTAGGCCCCCTCGCGGACGTGCTCAGCGATCTCGCGCATGCGCTCTTCGCCCTCGGGGCGGCGCATCGTCCATTTGAAGAAGTGGAAGGCGAAATAGAGAGCCGACAGCGCGCCCAGCAGGGCGACGCCCCACCAGGCCCACAGGCCGCCCATCGAGCTGGCGGCCGAGGGAGCCGCCGAGGGCTCCGCGGCCGCTCCGAACGCTGCTGAGGGCACTACCCACATCAACCCGGCCCACGAACTGGACACTGTGACCTCCTTATCGCAAGCACAAGGGCAACGCGAAACGGGACTCCCGCGAGGGGAACTGGTTGTGCAACGTTCTGATGGTCGGTGCCGCTCGACGACCCGGTGCTGCTGCCCACCCGACCTCCCGGACTGACGCGGCTTCCGGAGGACCCATTCGAGTTATCCCGCAGCGGCCCATCGAACTGGGACGGCACCGGCGGTCTGGTCTCTGTTGGGCAGGGCCCAGACCCGATCACCTCCCATACGAGGTTGTCGTCTCGGCCTTCTGCGCGCGGCGGATCATCTTGCGCTCTGCACGACGCCGACGCTCGCTTGGCTTCTCATAGTAAGATGACCGCTTGATGTCCTTGATCAGGCCCTCCTTCTCGCACTTCTTCTTGAAGCGCTTCAGGATCTTCTCTAGCGGCTCACTGCCACTTCCGCTCACCTTGATCATGCGCCTCTCACACCACCTTTCGTTCGTGAGGAACCCTACCAGACATCCCGGTGCCGTCCGCCGTCATACGTGGACCCATCAGCACCGAGGGGCCTTGGTGTCAGGCTATTATTATAGGAAAGCTCTCGGGTTTTGCAAGACGCATTGCCCGCCCGCAGCGATTCCGCCTTGGCCGTTGGGCGGGGTTGCGTGTCTTTGAGTTGGAGGGGATTGAGATGCCGGGTGGATTCGTGTGGTCTGTCGAGGGGGGAAGGGGGCGAGTCCGGACTGGCGCCTCGAGTGTCGGGGCGCTCCGGGCGGCCCGGCGGCGAACGCGCCCCGTGAACAAAGATGGTGCGATGGTTCGCGGGGATGCGGGGGGCCTCCCGGGTGGCTATGGAGGCCGAGGGCGGGCACGGAGCGGGATTGCATCGAGGAGTTCGGCGCGGACCCTCTCGGCCAGGTGGGCCATAGTGTAGCTCGACCGGACCTCCGGCTGGAGGCTGCGCGTCAGGAAGATGTGGAAGAGGTCGTATGCGAAGAACACATGACCGCGATGGCGTGGGGGGGCGGTAGATGTGGTCGGCGTGCCAGGCATTGACGATCCTGTTGAAGCCTTGGTTCGCAATCGCCCAGCGCCCGTGGCCCAGGCGCACCAGGATCTCGTACGGCGCCTTCCAGGCAGGGAGGTCGGTGGCCCACAACCATTCGACCTGTTGCATGTCGAACTCCTTCGTGCTCGCCGTCGCCGCGGCAGAGGGGCTCGACGTCGAAGAGGAGTTCGCCGCCGGCGTGGCGGAGCGGGGCCGCAACGTGGCGGACGCAAAACTGGAGGCGGTCGCCCCTGGCGGTGTGGACCGTACGCCGGAGGGTGCCGGGTGCCCCCCGCCGGAAGCTCGCCCCACACCCGTGGGCGGCGAGGATCATCGTTCGGGAGGGGCGGCTCTTCTCGCTCCCACGCTCCGCGTGGGGGCGGTGATCCGGGCGCTCCGCCGTCAATCTTCCCTGAAGAGGAAGAGGCCGCAGAGCGGCCAAGAGGCACGTCCCCACGCGGAGCGCGGGGACGAGAGAATGCATAAAGCGCAGTCTGCGCCCCTGGCGAAGGCCAGAGCTCACATGGCCACCGCCTCCCATTTGACAGGCCACGGGGTCGTTGCTAGGATTGGCCGCCGAATGGAGATGTGGGGTTCGTCGCCATCCATCATCCGCCCGCGCGGCAGAGGAGTCGGGCTATGGACGTGTGTTGCCTGGGTATCCTGGTGGCCGATGCGTTCGGCTCGCCGATTGACGACATTCCGCCGAAGGGCAGCCTGCGGCTCTTCGACCACATGGAGCTCCACATCGGCGGCTGCGCGGCCAACGCGGGCATCGCCATGGCCAAGCTGGGGCTCGAGACCAGCGTGATCGGCAAAGTGGGCGACGACGTGTTCGGCCACTTCGTGTCGAAGACCCTCAACGACGCGGGGATCGACTCGCGCGGGGTGGTGGTGGACCCGAAGGCCTCGACGTCGTTCACCTTCGTGATCGTGGGGGCGGACGGGCAGCGGCGCTTCCTGCACACGATGGGGGCCAACGCCACCCTGTGCGCGGCAGACGTCAACATGGAGATCGTGAGGCAGGCGAAGATCCTGCACGTGGCGGGCACGATGGTGATGCCGACGTTCGATGGGGCGCAGTGCGCCCAGGTGCTCCAGGCGGCGCGGGCCGCGGGGGTGACGACGTGCATGGACACGGTGTTCAACGACCGCCTTCACGATTACATGCCTGTGATCGGGCCATGCCTGCCACATCTGGACATGTTCCTGCCCTCGATCGAGGAGGCCGAGCGCGTGGCGGGCACGAGCGAGCCGCGCGAGATCGTGCGGCGGCTGCACGAGCGGGGCGTGGGGATCGTGGCCGTCAAGCTGGGGCCGAAGGGCAGCTACGTGTTCGGCGACGGCGAGGAGGCCTACGTGCCGTCCTACGCCGTGAAGGCGGTGGACACCTCGGGCGCGGGCGACTGCTGGGTGGCGGGATTCCTGCTGGGCCGGCTGCGGGGCTGGACCCTCGTGGAGAGCGCACGATTCGGCAACGCGGTGGCCGCGCACTGCGTGCAGGCCTTCGGCTGCACGGCCGGCGTGCGGGATTTCGAGGCGACCCGGGCCTTCCAGCGCACGGCGCGCACCATCGAGTGACCCCGGGGGCGACCCCGAAGGGCCCTCGCGCCGGGCAAGGACGAGACCTCCCGCCCCCACGCGGTGCGTCGGGGCGAGTATGATTTCCCCCTTCCTCGGCCCTACGCTCTGCTTCTTTTTCTTTTTCTCGTCCCTACGCTCTGCGTGGGGACGCGCCTATTGGCCGCTCTGCGGCCTCTTCTCTTCCGCGCCGGAGCGGGAGGTTGGCAAGGCCCCCAGCGCCCGCCCTTCCTGTTACGCTCCCGAGTGTATTGGAACCTTCGGGAGGGAGGCCACTGGAGCACACGCAGGCCGGAAGGAGGAATGGCAACGACTCTGCACAGCCCTTTATGGGTGGTCTACATTCAACAACTTCAGACATCGCAACCGCCTCACAGAATCCCCAAATCACTTGACGGCTCATGCAGCCGGTGTATAATGTAAGTGGACACATAGTTTCCTTCCCCTACCCCCGGCTGGAAGGAGGCGCACGATGTGGCGAGAACTGCTGCGGCGACGGGCGGCAGAACGGGGCGGCCCAGCCACCGATGAGGCGGCGCTCGAGCGATATGTCGAGCACCCCTCGCGGGCCCGCGAGTGGGTGGAAGCCCGCATTCGTCAGGCACCCTGGTGGTGCATCTCCTTCCTCGTCCATGTGTGCGCGTTGCTCGTGCTCTGGAGCTGGCCCGTCCGGAGCCACGCCGATATCGAGACCCCCATCACCGAACTCCCCGTGTCGCTCGTGGATAAGGCCGATCCTGAGATCCAGGAGCGCCAGGAGGAGAAGCCCCCGCAAGACCCGCCTGTGGAACTCGAGGACTTCGAGATCGCCGACGTGCCGGACGTGATGGTGCGCGGCGACGAGACCGAGGTCCTTCCCCAGACGCCCGTGGAGCCCGTCGAGGGCTCCCCCTTCGAGAACTCCGAGCTGCCGCGCCTCGACGGCCTTCCGCCGATCATCGGCCCCGAGGCCATGAACCCGCTCCTCCCGCCGCCGGGCCGCCTGCCCCCCGGCGACCGCGCGAGGGTGCGCGAGGCCATCGAGGGCAAGCCCTCCGGCACCGAGTTCAAGACCCTCGTGCCGCCCCTCATCGCCGCGCTCAACTGGCTGGCCCAGGCCCAGGAGCGCGACGGAAGCTGGGACGCCAGGGCCTGGGAAGGCACCAATTCGTACAAGGTCGGCATGGGCGGCCTGGCGCTCCTGGCCTTCCAGGGCGCAGGCTTCACCCACAAGCAGGGGCGCTACCAGCACGTGATCCTGCGAGGGCTCGACTGGCTGCGGAACAACCAGCGCGACAACGGAAGTTTCGCATGGGAAACGTTTTATGAGCAGGGCATCGCCACCATTGCCGTCTGCGAAGCCTACGCTCTGACGGGCGACCCACGCGTGGGACGCATGGCCCAGCGTGCCATCGGCTACATCGTGGCCCAACAGCCTGACCACGGCGGCTTCCGCTACGGCGGCCCCGTGCCCAAGGACCAGGGCGACCTCTCCGTCACCGGATGGCAGATCATGGCCATCAAGTCGGCCCTCATGGCCGGGCTGGACGTGCCGGCCACCGCGGTCGAGCGCTCGCGCGTGTTCCTGCGGAACAGCGCCCGCGACTACGGGGCGAGCGCCTACCTCGTGGGCGACCCAGGGGCCGGCTCGGCGGCCATGACCGCCGTGGGCCTGCTCTGCCGCATCTTCCTCAACGACGGACGCCAGTACGACAACGAGATCGGCCAGACCGCCGCCTACCTGAGCCGCCGCGAGAACCCCGGCCTCGACGCGCCTCCGACCGGGGCCTCCAAGGAACTCGTCGCCGACCTCTACTACACCTACTACTCGTCCCTGGCCATGTTCCAGGTCGGCGGCGAACACTGGCGTGCCTGGCAGAAAATGTACCTGGAACCGCTCAAGGCGGCCCAGGTGAAGGCCACCCGCGACGCCGCGGGCAGGTTCGTCAAGGGAAGCTGGGAGCCGGCCCAGGACCGCTGGGGCGCCCGAGCAGGCCGAGTCTATACCACGGCCCTCGGCGCGCTCTGCCTCGAGGCCCCCTATCGCTTCCTGCCGATGCTCCAGGCCAGACCATGAATGGGGGAGGCGTGAGGAGCCCGGAAAATCGCGTAAGTTCGCTTGACAGACCCTGTGTGAACGTTATAATCCGTAAGTACATTGGATTGTACGGCCGTAACTCCCCAGGAGGTCCCCGAAATGGCCGATGAGCTGAACCCGCAGGGGGTTGACGAGAGTCAGCTCGAACAGTACGTCGAGAAAGAGCCCAGCAAGTGGGAGGAGTTCCTCAACCGCCAACTCCGCCGGGCTCCCTGGTGGACGATCTCGCTGCTCGTCCACGTGATCGTGCTCATCATCCTCTACAGTTGGCCCTACCACGCGCTCGCCCGCGACGAAGTCATCACCACGATTCCCGTCAATCTCGTCGAGGACGTGACGCCCGAGGTCCCGCCCGAGCCGCCGCCGGAGCCGCCCGAAGAGAAGATTGACGAAGAGTTCGACGTCCCCATCGAAGATATCCCGATCTCGCCCGAACCCGTGAGCAAGGACGACCCGGGGCCCGACCTGGACATGGACCCGATGCAGGACATCGTCAAGGACGTCGAGCGCCCCGTCCAGAGCATTGACCCGCCCTCGAACACGCCGGTCTTCGCCGTGGACAGCACGGCGGTGAAGGGCCTGACCCGCGGCATCTACTCGGGCCGCAAGAACTTCGGCACGGGCACGGCCGCCGGCGGCCGCGGCGGCACCAACCGCCACGCCGAGAGCGCCGTGATGGCCGGCCTCATCTGGCTCGCCAAAGCCCAGGAACCCGACGGGCACTGGGACTGCCAGAAGTGGGACGGCGGCGGCAACTTCGACGTGGGGATGACCGGCCTCGCCCTCCTGGCCTTCCTGGGCGCCGGCTACACCCACACCAAAGGCAAGTTCAAGAGCACCGTCGAGAACGGCCTCGAGTGGCTCTCCAAGAACCAGAAGGACAACGGCAGCTTCGGCTGGAAGACCTTCTACGAGCAGGGCATCGCCACCATGGCCGTCTCCGAGGCCTATGGCCTCACCCAATCGCCCGCCGTGGGCCGCATGGCCCAGAAGGCCATTGACTACATCTGCAAGACCCAGCCCGACCACGGCGGCTTCCGCTACGGCGGCGCCGTGCCCAAGGACGAGGGCGACATGTCCGTCACCGGCTGGCAGATCATGGCCATCAAGTCGGCCATCTGCTCCGAACTCAAGGTGCCCCAGGAAGCCGTCGAGCGCTCCCGCGTCTTCCTCAAGAACACCTACCGCGACTACGGCGGCAGCTCCTACCTTGTGGGCAGCCAGGGCAGCTCGCCCGCCATGACCGCCATCGGCATGCTCTGCCGTCAGTTCCTGGGCGGCGACTACGACGCCGAGATCATGGCCGCGGCCGACTACCTGCGCCAGCAGCAGCAGAAGAACCCCCCGGTCGGCCCCAACACCGGCAAAGACCACCTGGTGGGCGACCTCTACTACACCTACTACTCCGTCCTGGCCATGTTCCAGATGGGACGCGAGTACTGGAACGACTGGAACAAGCTGTTCCGCGACCCGCTCGTCAAGTGCCAGATCTCGCAGGTGAACGACGAGCGCGGGCGATTCGTGCGCGGAAGCTGGGACCCCGCGAACCACTTCTGGGCCAAGGGCCGCGGCGGCCGCGTCTACGCCACGGCCATGGCCGTGCTCAGCCTCGAAGTCTACTACCGCTTCCTGCCGGTCTACAAGAAGTAACGCCGCGAGCGCACAGCTCTGAAGAACGCCGCGTGCCGCCGGGCAACTCACCCGGCGGCACGCTCATGTCGGCGGCGCGTGCCGGCGCTCAGTCGTCGCCGCGGGGGCCGTGAGCCGGCTGGAGGAGCGCTCTGGGACGCTGCGCCCCCAGCAGGCGGCGGGCCGCGCGGGGCGGCGGCAGCGCCGGAGGCTCCGCGCGCTCGACCACCACCCGCAGCGTGGCCGCCAGGTGCGCCAGGCTGAACGGCTTGGCAAGAAACACCGCGCCCAGCTCCTCGCACGGCCCCGCCAGGTGGCGCGGGTCGCCCGCGCTCATCACCACGAACTTGCAGCCCTCGGCCCTCCGAACAAACCGCCGCGCGAGGCGCAGACCCCCAATGTCCGGCAAGTCAATATCCACCACCACCAGGTCGGCTGGGCGCGCGCGCCACGCCAGCAGCGCCTCCACGCCCGACGACGCCACCGTCACCTCGAAGCCGCTCTCCTCCAGCACCTCGGCCAGAGTCTCGGCGAGGCTCTCGTTGTCGT includes:
- the rpsU gene encoding 30S ribosomal protein S21, with translation MIKVSGSGSEPLEKILKRFKKKCEKEGLIKDIKRSSYYEKPSERRRRAERKMIRRAQKAETTTSYGR
- a CDS encoding terpene cyclase/mutase family protein; amino-acid sequence: MADELNPQGVDESQLEQYVEKEPSKWEEFLNRQLRRAPWWTISLLVHVIVLIILYSWPYHALARDEVITTIPVNLVEDVTPEVPPEPPPEPPEEKIDEEFDVPIEDIPISPEPVSKDDPGPDLDMDPMQDIVKDVERPVQSIDPPSNTPVFAVDSTAVKGLTRGIYSGRKNFGTGTAAGGRGGTNRHAESAVMAGLIWLAKAQEPDGHWDCQKWDGGGNFDVGMTGLALLAFLGAGYTHTKGKFKSTVENGLEWLSKNQKDNGSFGWKTFYEQGIATMAVSEAYGLTQSPAVGRMAQKAIDYICKTQPDHGGFRYGGAVPKDEGDMSVTGWQIMAIKSAICSELKVPQEAVERSRVFLKNTYRDYGGSSYLVGSQGSSPAMTAIGMLCRQFLGGDYDAEIMAAADYLRQQQQKNPPVGPNTGKDHLVGDLYYTYYSVLAMFQMGREYWNDWNKLFRDPLVKCQISQVNDERGRFVRGSWDPANHFWAKGRGGRVYATAMAVLSLEVYYRFLPVYKK
- a CDS encoding sugar kinase; translated protein: MDVCCLGILVADAFGSPIDDIPPKGSLRLFDHMELHIGGCAANAGIAMAKLGLETSVIGKVGDDVFGHFVSKTLNDAGIDSRGVVVDPKASTSFTFVIVGADGQRRFLHTMGANATLCAADVNMEIVRQAKILHVAGTMVMPTFDGAQCAQVLQAARAAGVTTCMDTVFNDRLHDYMPVIGPCLPHLDMFLPSIEEAERVAGTSEPREIVRRLHERGVGIVAVKLGPKGSYVFGDGEEAYVPSYAVKAVDTSGAGDCWVAGFLLGRLRGWTLVESARFGNAVAAHCVQAFGCTAGVRDFEATRAFQRTARTIE
- a CDS encoding response regulator, producing the protein MAIQRALVIDDNESLAETLAEVLEESGFEVTVASSGVEALLAWRARPADLVVVDIDLPDIGGLRLARRFVRRAEGCKFVVMSAGDPRHLAGPCEELGAVFLAKPFSLAHLAATLRVVVERAEPPALPPPRAARRLLGAQRPRALLQPAHGPRGDD
- a CDS encoding terpene cyclase/mutase family protein — its product is MWRELLRRRAAERGGPATDEAALERYVEHPSRAREWVEARIRQAPWWCISFLVHVCALLVLWSWPVRSHADIETPITELPVSLVDKADPEIQERQEEKPPQDPPVELEDFEIADVPDVMVRGDETEVLPQTPVEPVEGSPFENSELPRLDGLPPIIGPEAMNPLLPPPGRLPPGDRARVREAIEGKPSGTEFKTLVPPLIAALNWLAQAQERDGSWDARAWEGTNSYKVGMGGLALLAFQGAGFTHKQGRYQHVILRGLDWLRNNQRDNGSFAWETFYEQGIATIAVCEAYALTGDPRVGRMAQRAIGYIVAQQPDHGGFRYGGPVPKDQGDLSVTGWQIMAIKSALMAGLDVPATAVERSRVFLRNSARDYGASAYLVGDPGAGSAAMTAVGLLCRIFLNDGRQYDNEIGQTAAYLSRRENPGLDAPPTGASKELVADLYYTYYSSLAMFQVGGEHWRAWQKMYLEPLKAAQVKATRDAAGRFVKGSWEPAQDRWGARAGRVYTTALGALCLEAPYRFLPMLQARP